In Hippoglossus hippoglossus isolate fHipHip1 chromosome 11, fHipHip1.pri, whole genome shotgun sequence, the sequence TGGAGAGAAGGGGAAGAGTCCAGATAGTAAAGTTCAAGCAGAAGAGAGTTCAGGTCCAGAAAGTAATCCTGCCAAAGTGGAAAAACCAGCGGGGGAGAGAAAAGCCAGCAAGCAAAATGGTGATGACGGCAGCAAATCAAACGGGGTGAAAACACCTACAGAAACATCACCATGTGCCCGTCTCGATAAGGCCATGGCTGCTGACTGCTACCAGGTTTTGACGGCAGTGTGTGCTTTACCCAGGGGTCTTGATCAGCTGCTGGGCAGAGGGGCCATTCCTGCTCTGTGTCAAGCAGTGGAACAAAACCAGACTTTCAGCCGTGAGCAGGGGCTCCCCTTGCTTGGTTGCCTCCTCTCCGGTAGAACCAAGGACAAAGCGTGGGGTAAACACCCTGCGGAACTCCACACCCTGCTGGACAGGCTCTCCAAAGATTTCTGTCAGTCCACAGAGCAGGCCCGACTGGACAGGTGCTCCCAGCTGGTGCAGTTCCTGCCCCCAGTAGGAGTGGCCGCAGCGAGTGAGGAGCTGAAGGGAGTCGTGAGCCGTGTGTGGGGGACTTTAAGACCCATGATGCAGTCTAAGTTGACACCGAGGCAGATCAGGCCCATCCTGGTCCTCAGTGCGTGTCTGCTGGATTTGTATGGGTGGGAGCAGGTGGGACCCCCGAAGACCTGCTGCTTACTGGTGAACCGGGCCTGCGTGGAGGTCAGGATGGGCCTGGAGGAGCCGCCCGGTAACGAGCTGAGCccagagctgcagcacacactcacaggtagTGTGTTCATTGTTCTTACCACCTATTCTGCACAGTTCACAGCTCAGTGAACACAGCAGTTAAATGTGATGCCTGTCTGAGGTCGACACGCACACATTTATTATATAACACATCTCCATCTCTATTTGTTGTTTAAAACTCTTCTTTTCATTCTCAGGCTGTTACAGAATCATGGAGGCTGCCATAGAGCAGGCCTGCAGTCCGGCTCTGACTCAGACTGCTGCACCTCCTCCGAGCTCCGTGTCCTCGCTCAGTCTGCAGCAGAGCCAGCAGATCCTCACTGTCCTGCAAGAGGCCTTCTCCGCTGTGATTTACCACCTGCAACAGGTGAGAGCATGAAGTTTGAGCTTCTGTTTGTGGGACTCGATCCTTTTGACACTGTAAAAACTCAAGCCTCCTCAGACgtcacactcctcctcttctcttctggtTATCGTAGGTGGATCCGAGTCAATACGGCGACCCTTTCATTTTCGCCACATTCCGCTCTCTGTGCTCATGGCTGGCCGAGGAGACGTCCTGTCTGAAGGAGGAAGTGACTGGACTGCTGCCTTTCCTGATCGGCTACGCCCAAAGCCACATGCGGGGTGAGAGCCCCGAGCAGGGCCTCTCTGACTGGATGGCTGAGATGTCTTTCTCCGAGGAGAGGGGGCCCTGGACGGGCAGAGAACCTCTGAGGTAAAGATGACAATGATGAATCAGTAATGCTAAAACAACATATTGGAGGATAGGTTTTACTGGTCATGTGTCCCAGGGCTTTCAAGAAAAATATCTTCGTCTCTCCAGGTATCTCCTCCCAGCTCTGTGCCACCTGTCGGCAGAGGAAGGTCCCAGGAAGGTGCTGCTCACGCTCGACACCCCGGCCCTGCTGGTGGACTTTCTGACCCAGAGCTGGAATTCCCTCAAGGGGAAAGGTGGGGTGGCGTCGAGCAGGGATCCCAGCATGGAGACGGCCTGTTCAGCGCTCCTCAACTTCACCGTCACAGAACCAGAGAGAGTCAGGTACCGAGCTGATGTTCAAATCAAATACTCATTTGACCCCTGGGGCTTAAATTAAGTAATTCTGTAATTTCTAacttctttgtttctctgtgttctaGGAAGGATGCATGTTTCAGAACTCTAGAGGCTTTGCTGAGTGAAGCACTTCCTGTGTTGGTGCATAAACCCCATCTCCTCGTCCTTGCAGCGAATATGTGCACTTTGGGGCTAATGATTGGTCGACTCAGATCAGCTCCTACAGGTGAAAGAACAATTAgagtttccaaacttctctaAAATAGCCTGTGTCGAACACATGACTCAGTTGGGGGCTGTTAACATTACTGTAATGTCTTATATTTCAAGTTCATAGTCTTCAGAGTCTCGGAGCAGATCTGTAAAACTGCATTGATTAATCTGCTGACTCTTTATTGTGAAAGAAGTTTTCACACAGTTCTGAGGCTCCtctgttttcatgtgaaagTCGGCGATTGTTTGCTAATATATCAGCCAGAAGAGTTTCATAACACAGAGATACAGTGTGGACTTTGTGCTGTAACTCAGCTGTTTTCGTCCTTTATTGGCCAACACTGATTAATGCAGCTGTAATTTTATATGTTGTAAAATTAACTCTAAGCGCAAACTATCAGCTGTTTGCAGCTTTAAGTCGTCAGAAACCTTAACCTCcacttttatttgttgtttctcCAGGATCAGTGGAAGCCAGCCAGAGGCGTTTCTTCTCCTCAGCCCTCCGGTTCCTCCGCGGCGCCCTGGACACCGGATCCAGCACCAAGCTGGTTCAGGTGAGCGTCAGCTGGGCGGAGAACTGGGACGAGGCTGCCGAGCTCTGGAGGTTGGGCTTGCAGGCCCTGGGAGGCTGCGTCCGGGCTCAGCCCTGGATCACCACGCTGGTCAGAGAGGAAGGTTGGCTCAAGCACACACTCACCATGCTGGGCCAGTGTAGCGCACTAGCTGACCAGCACACGCAGGGGGCGCTAGAGGAAGCTCTGTGCGCCGTGGCAGAGCGGTGTCCCCTCTGTAAACAGGAGATCGGAGACGTGATGAGAAATGAAAAGGGAGCGTTGAGCTGTATGCGGAACCTGAAGAAGACAATGTTGGTGAAGTGAAACCAAACTGCTGCCGATGGACAAACAGTGCGTTTTTAACTTAAAACGTTGAAAATGAAGAAGCACTACGGAAATTAAAAAGCACAGCCATTAATGAAGCCAAACTGATGTGttgtataaatgttttgttataTTATAAAAACCTcccagaaacatgaacacttgagcAAACCTCAGTCTGATAAAACCacctaaaacaacagaaaccacCTTTTGGAGAACATTAAACTGAcgtgtattttgtatttttggtcAATGTCCCAGCCACTAACATgtaggaggtggggtttatggcCAGGGGAGATTGAGACGCTTCTGTCTTTGcttgtcctccatctttatgtaGTTTATGATTCTGACGTGGACAATGTGTCCTCTGGCTTTTCTGtgtaaagagacaaaaagacacCAAAGCTCACAAATTGAAAATAGGTCAAattatgtttctgtcatttatgttttctgtgtaaCTTTCCCCCTCAGACTGAGACTGAAATGCTTTTTATCTTAACTATTTACATCAGTGAAAAATAATCTAAACCATAATCTACAACCACATACATGTAAAGCCTGTGGAGACAGCTGTGCCCTGGAAacaaaaggtttttcttttcctcccggGAATTTCAATACACACAAGCTGTTTCTTACACGTGAACCCTGAGATGTAAATGCATTTAATAAAGAATTATTTTGTCAGAGAACTGAAAACGCTGTTGCCAATGTTCTTCTTGCAGCTATAGTCAAACATCCATTTATACGACTTCTGTAatgttacatattttttattttacagtggcTCATCGGTGGAATAAATATTATTCAGGTGTTAAATATTCTGCAGTAGCTTCAGTATCCAGTGGAAATGGTCCTTCCACTAGAAAGGGAAAGGTCTTGTCTCGCAACAACCACAAGATGGCGCAGTCAGACTTGATGCTGGCTGAAGTTCCTGATCAACACTTCTCTTCCCCTGCGCACAGATCTCTGCAGTTTTATCGTTTTTTAAACTAGTTTGGTTACTTTATTAAATTTAAACTGATTATTAAAACCCAACAAAATATccacaaagaaaatgtcaaattattaaACTTTCCCCAAGGTCATTAAGTTAAGTCTGAAAGTAAATTGCTTAATTGAGTTTGAAACGTCTCCAAGCAAAAATATCCCTAAATGTAATTTATAGTTTCTCTGTCAAATTTGGAGGATTTTTTCCGGTTGGAAATCTTGACTTTAAATTGACAAGAATTagtaaaaaaatatctgaattcaAAAGGAAGATGAAGACAGTTTCTTAACATCTGGGATCCTGGTGTTTATCTCGGGCCTCTccacgtttcttcttcttcttcatcacttcatccctgATTCTTTAgtccaagttttttttaatcaacccCCACCTCAACTCCTGTCACCTCCCGCCCTCCTCTCCTTTCggttttacccccccccccccctcccctcccctccctccccaaaCAGccgtctcttttctctctgactcATCCATACAAACTCATGCATCGTCTCAAACTAACTCACTCCTCTCTGCACCTTCAGCCTCCATCCACTGCGTCACCTTAACCCCCGTCACCctgcagcaccaccagcaccatcaGCTTCACCTGCCACCACTATGCTCTGGAAATCACGATCCAAGACTGACATTTTACAGGTAAACGAAGAAATCttgagttttctgtttttaaatgggGTATAAATATATACGTTTATTTCAGCAGGTGTAGGTCTGTTGTATAGAAGTAAAACACTGCACATGGTTTGTTTTCAGACTTAGAATCCACACAATAATAAACTTGTCTGTAATTTAACCTGTCAGTGATTCAGTGTGGATCTCAGCAggtgaaacatttgtttaaaactaAGAAACACAAGATCTTTGGCAAAACAACGTGAATGTTTGTGcgtaaaaaagacaaaatgggCTTAACTAGTTAGTCTATACCTCAGACATTAGAGAATATTATTTGAtatgtttaaaattaaattaaataataggATTTTGATACGATATTTGTGAAGTAAAcgcataaaaacacagaaaaatccGTGTAACTTGGTGCGTAAAACCCTGAGTTCTGTATAATCCAGTGCcagtattttaaaaatagtacaaaaacataaaagtgcGGTGTTTGTATGAATTAACAACCGGTAAATGGATGATTATATCTCTTTAAGAGAACTGGGCCCTCTCGACCCCTCCCCTCATTCTGCCGGCTGCGCGCAAAACCTATAAGTAGTGCGCTCATGGAGAGGCTGGAGGACTGTgctgtgcgcgcgtgtgtgtgagtgtgtgtgtctggcagcagcagcagcagcagcagcagcatcttgtCATCTGTGCGTAAAAGAGCGAGGAAAAGGGAAAGTAAATAACAACGCTTGAGTTTAATGGACCGTTAAAACAGCCTGGATTTACATCTCGGGGAGAATTTGGTCACATCGTTCAGTCGCTGGAAAACCTGCGCGTTCCTGTTGAATACATTTCACATTTGGGGACATCCAGAGTTGTCCAGATGTTAATCCACACCTATTCGGCTATGGTGAGTTTGATGAGAGGATTTATGTGTTGTGCTGATTTGTGTTCATATCCCTCATGTATGTCAGTTTTGGGGAAGAAGTTCATCTGGAGGAATTACTAGAATAACTCAGACAAATGCATAATTTCACGAGTGGGAAAAACGGCTCCTCGTAATTAAATTGCGTAATTAAGGATTTGATGAATGTGGTGCATTTGTGGACCTGTGGCACCAACTGTCAGCCTGTGGAGAATAATAATCCTTggtgataattattattattattattatcatcattattatgtGTTTTACGCGTAAAGTTAAATGTATCTCTGGTGCGTCTGGTTTGTCTCCGGCAGAATCCGAAGTGTCAGCCGGTCTGACAGTGAGTTTACTGCCGCGGAGACGGTCTTTGTCTGCACCGTGTCACAGCGAGTGAGACCCACTGACAGTGAAGTGTCCACTCGCTGCACAAACTCCTGACACGCAGGATCCCAGAGGACGCGCTGTGCTTTACGCATTGGATTATAACTTCAAACTTGCTTGGGATTAAATTAGCGACACAACCCTGCACAGTTTGGACGTTGGATGACAATTACGCGTGTGTCTGTGCCAAGTGTCTGTGCGCGTTTGAACCTGGCAGCGGCCCGCTTTTCCTCGCAACACATAATGGACATTGTTCCACCACGACACCATTGATTTTGGGTGACCCAgctttcagaaagaaaaaaaaaaaatccaatttgaGCAGGATGTGTGTGAGCACAAATGTAGGCTGgagtttccacacacacacacacacacacacacacacacacacacaca encodes:
- the ncdn gene encoding neurochondrin isoform X2, translating into MAEGAEVVSCEPPGEEEQGAGGEEAEDGGGSEREDGAALTDAQRDVLERCLHTLRHAQNDSHTLAALLLITRLCPASQLDKPTLRRIFEAVGLNLPARLLVTAVRGRESSGLPPHELLSLGTALLAALSTDPDMASHPQLLTTIPLLLGLLANGPESNQQEEKQAGEKGKSPDSKVQAEESSGPESNPAKVEKPAGERKASKQNGDDGSKSNGVKTPTETSPCARLDKAMAADCYQVLTAVCALPRGLDQLLGRGAIPALCQAVEQNQTFSREQGLPLLGCLLSGRTKDKAWGKHPAELHTLLDRLSKDFCQSTEQARLDRCSQLVQFLPPVGVAAASEELKGVVSRVWGTLRPMMQSKLTPRQIRPILVLSACLLDLYGWEQVGPPKTCCLLVNRACVEVRMGLEEPPGNELSPELQHTLTGCYRIMEAAIEQACSPALTQTAAPPPSSVSSLSLQQSQQILTVLQEAFSAVIYHLQQVDPSQYGDPFIFATFRSLCSWLAEETSCLKEEVTGLLPFLIGYAQSHMRGESPEQGLSDWMAEMSFSEERGPWTGREPLRYLLPALCHLSAEEGPRKVLLTLDTPALLVDFLTQSWNSLKGKGGVASSRDPSMETACSALLNFTVTEPERVRKDACFRTLEALLSEALPVLVHKPHLLVLAANMCTLGLMIGRLRSAPTGSVEASQRRFFSSALRFLRGALDTGSSTKLVQVSVSWAENWDEAAELWRLGLQALGGCVRAQPWITTLVREEGWLKHTLTMLGQCSALADQHTQGALEEALCAVAERCPLCKQEIGDVMRNEKGALSCMRNLKKTMLVK
- the ncdn gene encoding neurochondrin isoform X4 — translated: MAEGAEVVSCEPPGEEEQGAGGEEEQGAGGEEEQGAEDGGGSEREDGAALTDAQRDVLERCLHTLRHAQNDSHTLAALLLITRLCPASQLDKPTLRRIFEAVGLNLPARLLVTAVRGRESSGLPPHELLSLGTALLAALSTDPDMASHPQLLTTIPLLLGLLANGPESNQQEEKQAGEKGKSPDSKVQAEESSGPESNPAKVEKSNGVKTPTETSPCARLDKAMAADCYQVLTAVCALPRGLDQLLGRGAIPALCQAVEQNQTFSREQGLPLLGCLLSGRTKDKAWGKHPAELHTLLDRLSKDFCQSTEQARLDRCSQLVQFLPPVGVAAASEELKGVVSRVWGTLRPMMQSKLTPRQIRPILVLSACLLDLYGWEQVGPPKTCCLLVNRACVEVRMGLEEPPGNELSPELQHTLTGCYRIMEAAIEQACSPALTQTAAPPPSSVSSLSLQQSQQILTVLQEAFSAVIYHLQQVDPSQYGDPFIFATFRSLCSWLAEETSCLKEEVTGLLPFLIGYAQSHMRGESPEQGLSDWMAEMSFSEERGPWTGREPLRYLLPALCHLSAEEGPRKVLLTLDTPALLVDFLTQSWNSLKGKGGVASSRDPSMETACSALLNFTVTEPERVRKDACFRTLEALLSEALPVLVHKPHLLVLAANMCTLGLMIGRLRSAPTGSVEASQRRFFSSALRFLRGALDTGSSTKLVQVSVSWAENWDEAAELWRLGLQALGGCVRAQPWITTLVREEGWLKHTLTMLGQCSALADQHTQGALEEALCAVAERCPLCKQEIGDVMRNEKGALSCMRNLKKTMLVK
- the ncdn gene encoding neurochondrin isoform X3, whose protein sequence is MAEGAEVVSCEPPGEEEQGAGGEDGGGSEREDGAALTDAQRDVLERCLHTLRHAQNDSHTLAALLLITRLCPASQLDKPTLRRIFEAVGLNLPARLLVTAVRGRESSGLPPHELLSLGTALLAALSTDPDMASHPQLLTTIPLLLGLLANGPESNQQEEKQAGEKGKSPDSKVQAEESSGPESNPAKVEKPAGERKASKQNGDDGSKSNGVKTPTETSPCARLDKAMAADCYQVLTAVCALPRGLDQLLGRGAIPALCQAVEQNQTFSREQGLPLLGCLLSGRTKDKAWGKHPAELHTLLDRLSKDFCQSTEQARLDRCSQLVQFLPPVGVAAASEELKGVVSRVWGTLRPMMQSKLTPRQIRPILVLSACLLDLYGWEQVGPPKTCCLLVNRACVEVRMGLEEPPGNELSPELQHTLTGCYRIMEAAIEQACSPALTQTAAPPPSSVSSLSLQQSQQILTVLQEAFSAVIYHLQQVDPSQYGDPFIFATFRSLCSWLAEETSCLKEEVTGLLPFLIGYAQSHMRGESPEQGLSDWMAEMSFSEERGPWTGREPLRYLLPALCHLSAEEGPRKVLLTLDTPALLVDFLTQSWNSLKGKGGVASSRDPSMETACSALLNFTVTEPERVRKDACFRTLEALLSEALPVLVHKPHLLVLAANMCTLGLMIGRLRSAPTGSVEASQRRFFSSALRFLRGALDTGSSTKLVQVSVSWAENWDEAAELWRLGLQALGGCVRAQPWITTLVREEGWLKHTLTMLGQCSALADQHTQGALEEALCAVAERCPLCKQEIGDVMRNEKGALSCMRNLKKTMLVK
- the ncdn gene encoding neurochondrin isoform X1, which translates into the protein MAEGAEVVSCEPPGEEEQGAGGEEEQGAGGEEEQGAEDGGGSEREDGAALTDAQRDVLERCLHTLRHAQNDSHTLAALLLITRLCPASQLDKPTLRRIFEAVGLNLPARLLVTAVRGRESSGLPPHELLSLGTALLAALSTDPDMASHPQLLTTIPLLLGLLANGPESNQQEEKQAGEKGKSPDSKVQAEESSGPESNPAKVEKPAGERKASKQNGDDGSKSNGVKTPTETSPCARLDKAMAADCYQVLTAVCALPRGLDQLLGRGAIPALCQAVEQNQTFSREQGLPLLGCLLSGRTKDKAWGKHPAELHTLLDRLSKDFCQSTEQARLDRCSQLVQFLPPVGVAAASEELKGVVSRVWGTLRPMMQSKLTPRQIRPILVLSACLLDLYGWEQVGPPKTCCLLVNRACVEVRMGLEEPPGNELSPELQHTLTGCYRIMEAAIEQACSPALTQTAAPPPSSVSSLSLQQSQQILTVLQEAFSAVIYHLQQVDPSQYGDPFIFATFRSLCSWLAEETSCLKEEVTGLLPFLIGYAQSHMRGESPEQGLSDWMAEMSFSEERGPWTGREPLRYLLPALCHLSAEEGPRKVLLTLDTPALLVDFLTQSWNSLKGKGGVASSRDPSMETACSALLNFTVTEPERVRKDACFRTLEALLSEALPVLVHKPHLLVLAANMCTLGLMIGRLRSAPTGSVEASQRRFFSSALRFLRGALDTGSSTKLVQVSVSWAENWDEAAELWRLGLQALGGCVRAQPWITTLVREEGWLKHTLTMLGQCSALADQHTQGALEEALCAVAERCPLCKQEIGDVMRNEKGALSCMRNLKKTMLVK